The Primulina huaijiensis isolate GDHJ02 chromosome 17, ASM1229523v2, whole genome shotgun sequence genome window below encodes:
- the LOC140962993 gene encoding protein trichome birefringence-like — protein sequence MADIKKYAPINGGSLFSDFKIHFSIFRTKKTFAIAYGFVFVFIAFTIFLAFSPSSNSSSPWFTNIFAVSTGGHGASSSSSPTSSSIFSDDSYRSRVSSIFSYFFPNSSSPSQSHNFSGTDSIGSQNLSSLAPNSDKETPTAKNLTRNEGETHKVDVLKPNNVTVLPQKPSINEIVNNDTTPTKSSEGSSAVKNKTQNHQLSDKSEVVEQNQTRVDKVEVLKANESSAANRTVIQPPNPVKNVTLISGKGTSDKDLIHNFNSSLMKKQNTSANASNGKQGMDDLMNCDLFDGNWVRDDSYQLYNPGSCSLIDEQFNCFLNGRPDNGYHKLKWKPKGCALPRLNGSHMLELLRGKRLVFVGDSLNRNMWESLICILKNTVKDQKKVYEESGRHHFRAEASYAFIFEDYKCRVEFFVSPFLVQEWEVSSKNGKKKETLRLDMIGSSAEKYKNADVIVFNTGHWWTHEKTSKGKDYYQEGSHVYSDLDVNEAFRKALTTWGRWVDTHVSPLKSLVFFRGYSASHFSGGQWNSGGQCDHETEPIKNETYLTPYPPKMTVLEKVFKGMKTNVTYMNVTRMTDYRKDGHPSIYRKQHLSEEERRSPLSFQDCSHWCLPGVPDTWNEILYAELLVKLNKFRQQEK from the exons ATGGCGGATATAAAGAAATATGCTCCGATTAATGGTGGGAGCCTGTTTTCCGACTTCAAAATCCACTTCTCAATCTTCAGAACGAAGAAAACTTTTGCGATTGCATATgggtttgtttttgtttttattgccTTCACCATTTTCCTCGCTTTTAGCCCTTCTTCGAACTCTTCTTCTCCATGGTTCACCAACATATTTGCTGTAAGTACAGGCGGCCATGGTGCTTCTAGTTCGAGTTCTCCTACTTCGTCTTCGATTTTTTCGGATGACTCGTATAGATCTCGCGTTTCTTCGATTTTCTCTTATTTCTTCCCAAACTCGTCGTCTCCGTCGCAATCCCATAATTTTTCGGGAACCGACAGTATTGGATCTCAGAACTTGTCATCCTTGGCACCGAATTCGGATAAAGAGACTCCTACCGCAAAAAACCTGACTCGGAATGAAGGGGAAACACATAAAGTTGATGTCTTGAAGCCAAATAACGTCACAGTTTTGCCCCAGAAGCCTTCTATCAATGAGATTGTGAATAACGATACAACTCCGACAAAATCCAGTGAAGGGTCTTCTGCCGTCAAGAACAAGACTCAAAATCACCAGTTGAGTGATAAAAGTGAAGTCGTAGAACAAAATCAGACTCGGGTTGATAAAGTTGAAGTCTTGAAGGCAAATGAGAGCAGTGCTGCGAACAGAACTGTTATTCAGCCACCGAATCCGGTGAAAAATGTTACTTTGATATCAGGAAAAGGGACCTCAGATAAGGATTTGATTCATAATTTCAATTCTTCTTTGATGAAGAAACAGAACACTAGTGCTAATGCCTCAAATGGCAAACAAGGGATGGATGACCTGATGAATTGTGATCTGTTTGATGGGAATTGGGTGAGAGATGACTCTTATCAGCTGTACAATCCCGGTTCTTGTTCTCTGATCGATGAGCAATTTAATTGTTTCCTTAACGGTAGGCCTGACAATGGCTACCACAAACTTAAGTGGAAGCCAAAAGGTTGCGCTCTTCCAAG GTTAAACGGTAGCCATATGCTGGAATTGTTGAGAGGAAAAAGGCTAGTTTTTGTTGGCGATTCCCTCAACCGGAACATGTGGGAATCTCTTATTTGCATCCTCAAGAACACTGTAAAAGATCAGAAAAAGGTTTATGAAGAATCCGGCCGGCACCATTTTCGGGCAGAAGCTTCGTATGCCTTCATATTTGAA GACTACAAATGCAGGGTGGAGTTTTTTGTATCTCCTTTTTTGGTTCAAGAGTGGGAAGTCTCGTCGAAAAATGGAAAGAAGAAGGAAACACTTCGGCTTGATATGATTGGAAGTTCagctgaaaaatataaaaatgcagaCGTAATTGTGTTCAACACTGGACACTGGTGGACTCATGAGAAGACTTCGAAAGG GAAGGACTATTACCAAGAAGGGAGCCATGTTTACAGCGACCTAGACGTGAATGAAGCATTTCGAAAGGCCTTAACGACGTGGGGAAGATGGGTGGATACCCATGTCAGTCCTTTGAAATCTCTCGTGTTCTTCAGGGGCTATTCAGCATCCCATTTCAG TGGTGGGCAATGGAATTCCGGGGGGCAATGCGACCATGAAACAGAGCCAATAAAGAACGAAACGTATCTAACTCCCTATCCACCAAAGATGACTGTTTTGGAGAAGGTCTTTAAAGGAATGAAGACCAATGTAACATATATGAACGTCACCAGAATGACTGATTATCGAAAGGATGGCCATCCATCAATATACCGGAAACAACATCTCTCGGAAGAAGAGAGGAGATCTCCTTTGAGTTTCCAAGACTGCAGCCATTGGTGCCTCCCTGGGGTGCCGGATACATGGAACGAGATCCTATATGCAGAGCTTTTAGTTAAATTAAACAAGTTTCGACAGCAGGAGAAATAA
- the LOC140963153 gene encoding homeobox-leucine zipper protein HAT14-like: MELALSLGDTPKPFSLHEKSQKILGMDLGFCMAVEKDENNGGRGEETTASSESERRASSSDPTVQLRLLPFSPVHTSHPPSNYKFPFPWSTDALVSEAVGGEKCEEWAATLSSTKINKSYEIDYFSIFKSKRRDFEEITAADRGCTNSRGTSDDEENGVARKKLRLSKEQSAFLEDSFKEHNTLNPKQKLALAKELNLRPRQVEVWFQNRRARTKLKQTEVDYEYLKRCCETLTEENRRLQKELQELRALKATQPFYKQLPATTLTMCPSCERIATSTGAAANKPTS; this comes from the exons atggagttggccTTGAGCTTGGGTGACACCCCAAAGCCATTTTCTTTACATGAAAAATCACAGAAAATTCTGGGGATGGATTTAGGGTTCTGCATGGCTGTGGAGAAGGATGAAAATAATGGTGGAAGAGGTGAAGAGACAACCGCTTCTTCTGAGAGTGAGAGGCGAGCTTCATCGTCAGATCCAACGGTTCAGCTTCGTCTTCTTCCTTTCTCTCCGGTTCACACAAGTCATCCTCCCTCAAATTACAAGTTTCCTTTCCCATGGTCTACTGATGCCT TGGTTAGTGAAGCTGTGGGAGGGGAGAAATGCGAAGAATGGGCGGCTACGCTTTCATCtactaaaattaataaatcgTATGAGATagattatttttcaatattcaaaaGTAAAAGGAGAGATTTCGAAGAAATAACAGCAGCAGATCGAGGTTGTACAAATTCAAGGGGAACTAGTGACGATGAAGAAAATGGCGTGGCAAGAAAAAAACTCAGACTCAGTAAAGAACAGTCTGCCTTTCTTGAAGACAGTTTCAAAGAACACAATACCCTCAATCCT AAACAAAAGCTTGCACTTGCTAAGGAGTTGAATCTTCGTCCTCGCCAAGTGGAAGTATGGTTCCAAAACAGAAGGGCTAG GACGAAATTGAAGCAGACAGAAGTGGATTATGAGTATTTAAAGAGGTGCTGCGAGACGCTGACAGAAGAGAACAGAAGGTTGCAAAAGGAGCTCCAAGAATTAAGAGCACTTAAGGCTACTCAGCCATTCTACAAACAACTCCCTGCAACAACTCTCACAATGTGTCCCTCTTGCGAAAGAATAGCCACCTCCACCGGCGCCGCCGCTAATAAGCCTACTTCTTAA